The Candidatus Babeliales bacterium genome includes a region encoding these proteins:
- the rpsJ gene encoding 30S ribosomal protein S10: MKRSKIRLTLKSYDHQLLDNAVKQIALTVKRTGSRVLGPVPLPNKRRCFTVLRSPHIDKKSREQFELTIHKRILDIVSPAEQTMDALMKLNISAGVDVEIK; this comes from the coding sequence ATGAAACGATCAAAAATACGCTTGACATTAAAGTCTTATGATCATCAATTGCTTGATAATGCTGTAAAACAAATTGCGTTAACAGTTAAGAGAACAGGCTCCCGTGTTTTGGGGCCTGTTCCTCTTCCAAACAAGCGCCGTTGTTTTACCGTATTGCGTTCTCCGCATATTGATAAAAAATCGCGGGAGCAATTTGAGTTAACAATACACAAGCGAATATTAGATATTGTATCACCAGCAGAGCAAACAATGGACGCTTTAATGAAGCTCAACATTTCTGCTGGAGTAGACGTAGAGATTAAATAA
- the rplC gene encoding 50S ribosomal protein L3, giving the protein MTQVFDREGNVVPVTVIDIACWYITQFKTIEKDGYAAVQIGLLKEKHQAKSFSSDWLQDRKQYFSCFREVALQQQEHEFVIGQEVTFKDAAFEEGVEVAVTGMTKGLGFQGVTKRWRFNRGPSTHGSMFHRRPGSIGNLCKEGEVQKGKKLPGHKGFRQVTVRGLKVVKADQNARCLFVKGAVPGKKDTVIMISKRG; this is encoded by the coding sequence ATGACGCAAGTCTTTGATCGAGAAGGAAACGTTGTACCAGTAACGGTAATCGATATAGCTTGCTGGTACATTACCCAGTTTAAAACGATTGAAAAAGATGGTTATGCTGCAGTTCAAATTGGATTGCTTAAAGAAAAGCATCAAGCAAAATCATTCTCATCAGATTGGTTACAAGATAGAAAACAGTATTTTTCTTGCTTCAGAGAAGTTGCATTACAACAACAAGAACATGAATTTGTTATTGGACAAGAAGTTACCTTTAAAGATGCTGCATTTGAAGAAGGTGTTGAAGTTGCTGTTACCGGCATGACCAAAGGCCTAGGCTTTCAAGGTGTGACCAAGCGATGGAGATTCAATCGGGGTCCGTCTACTCACGGTTCTATGTTTCATCGTCGACCAGGTTCTATTGGTAACCTGTGTAAAGAAGGTGAAGTTCAAAAAGGTAAGAAATTACCTGGGCACAAAGGTTTCAGACAAGTCACGGTGCGTGGATTGAAGGTTGTAAAAGCGGATCAAAACGCTCGTTGTTTATTTGTAAAAGGCGCAGTCCCTGGTAAAAAAGATACCGTGATAATGATTAGCAAACGAGGATAA
- the rplD gene encoding 50S ribosomal protein L4, which translates to MTTKIPVYDAAGKESEGIDLVLNFEKKDLSEKTYSQAVRSLLQNWRQGTVGCKTRGEVAFSNRKPWKQKGTGRARAGSLRSPLWRKGGVIFGPQPRTRVLDINKKQRKFVFNNILFSALENKTVSCLDYSSDLQKPSTKKVYQALCNMGLDTKKVILFLPFDDVVSYASFRNLPNVHILYFDQPNAYDLTDGDSWVFLKKDIDLFKEMVSQWN; encoded by the coding sequence ATGACAACAAAAATACCTGTTTATGATGCAGCAGGAAAAGAATCTGAGGGAATTGATTTAGTACTGAATTTTGAGAAAAAAGATTTGAGTGAAAAAACTTATTCTCAAGCAGTTAGATCTTTGCTTCAAAATTGGAGACAGGGCACTGTTGGTTGCAAAACGCGCGGCGAAGTAGCTTTTTCCAATCGTAAGCCTTGGAAGCAAAAAGGTACAGGAAGAGCTCGTGCTGGTAGCTTGAGATCTCCATTGTGGAGAAAAGGTGGTGTCATTTTTGGACCACAGCCACGAACGAGAGTTTTAGATATCAATAAGAAACAAAGAAAATTTGTGTTTAATAATATTTTGTTTTCTGCTTTAGAAAACAAAACGGTTAGTTGTTTGGATTATTCAAGTGATCTACAAAAACCAAGCACTAAAAAAGTTTATCAAGCGTTGTGCAATATGGGCTTAGATACAAAGAAAGTTATATTGTTTCTTCCGTTTGATGACGTTGTTTCATATGCATCGTTTAGAAATCTTCCTAATGTGCATATTCTTTATTTTGATCAGCCGAATGCATATGATTTGACTGATGGTGATAGTTGGGTTTTTTTGAAAAAAGATATAGATCTCTTTAAAGAAATGGTTTCACAATGGAACTAA
- the rplW gene encoding 50S ribosomal protein L23, producing the protein MELSHYDIIKRPVITDKSIEVFKKFGQLTFVVNKAANKITVRRAVEKIWNVEVDSVRIVNSAGKNKVFARRSFSSPSQKKAIIKLKKGFKIDIPGMFEATGLMGGHDESSTPGQGK; encoded by the coding sequence ATGGAACTAAGTCATTACGATATTATTAAGCGACCTGTTATTACCGATAAAAGCATAGAAGTCTTTAAAAAATTTGGACAACTTACTTTTGTAGTTAACAAAGCTGCTAATAAAATAACAGTTCGTCGAGCAGTTGAAAAAATTTGGAATGTTGAAGTTGACTCTGTACGTATTGTTAATTCAGCAGGAAAAAATAAAGTATTCGCACGTCGTTCATTTTCTAGTCCAAGTCAAAAAAAGGCTATTATCAAGCTTAAAAAAGGTTTCAAGATTGATATTCCTGGCATGTTTGAAGCGACTGGTTTGATGGGTGGACATGATGAATCTTCTACGCCTGGTCAAGGAAAATAG
- the rplB gene encoding 50S ribosomal protein L2, which produces MAIVTRRPRNASLRQQQFIVDKELSKKEPEKSLLAPLRKTGGRNAYGRITCRHQGGGAKRTYRIVDFKRGQRDVPGIVKAFEYDPNRNVSIALIYYKNGAKAYILKPENLKVGEEVLAGEKAEAKVGNCLAIRNIPLGFFIHNVELYPGRGGVFARSAGCSVQIVAKENEKAVLKMPSGELRTVGLDNYATVGMLANAEYRNMVLGKAGRTRHLGIRPTVRGMAMNPVDHPHGGGEGRSKSGSHPMTPWGKSCKGVRTRTKKNSAILKRRKK; this is translated from the coding sequence ATGGCTATAGTAACGAGAAGACCTAGAAACGCTTCATTACGTCAGCAGCAATTTATTGTAGATAAAGAATTATCAAAAAAAGAACCAGAAAAAAGTTTGCTTGCGCCATTACGTAAAACTGGCGGTAGAAATGCTTACGGTCGCATTACGTGTAGACATCAAGGCGGTGGTGCAAAGCGTACCTATCGTATTGTTGATTTTAAGCGTGGGCAGCGCGATGTTCCTGGTATTGTTAAAGCATTTGAATATGATCCAAATAGAAACGTTTCTATTGCTTTAATTTATTATAAAAATGGTGCTAAGGCTTATATCTTAAAGCCAGAAAATTTAAAGGTTGGCGAAGAAGTTCTTGCCGGCGAAAAAGCAGAAGCAAAAGTAGGAAATTGCTTAGCAATAAGAAATATTCCTCTTGGTTTCTTCATTCACAATGTTGAATTATATCCTGGTCGCGGCGGGGTATTTGCTCGCAGCGCTGGTTGCTCCGTACAAATCGTTGCAAAAGAAAATGAAAAAGCTGTATTGAAAATGCCATCGGGAGAATTGCGTACGGTTGGTTTAGATAACTATGCAACTGTTGGTATGTTGGCTAATGCTGAATACAGAAACATGGTTTTAGGTAAAGCTGGTCGAACAAGACATCTTGGTATTCGTCCAACAGTTCGTGGTATGGCCATGAATCCGGTCGATCATCCACACGGTGGCGGTGAAGGTCGTTCTAAGTCAGGTTCTCATCCAATGACGCCATGGGGCAAAAGCTGTAAGGGTGTTAGAACAAGAACGAAAAAGAATTCAGCTATTTTGAAGAGAAGAAAAAAGTAA
- the rpsS gene encoding 30S ribosomal protein S19 produces MTRSICKGPYVDSTLVEKVEKAKTSGKREAIKTWKRASMITPDFVGLTFAVHDGRKFISVYVTENMVGHALGEFAPTRTFRMHSGQRKTAGKEDK; encoded by the coding sequence ATGACAAGGTCAATTTGTAAAGGCCCTTACGTCGATTCTACCTTAGTAGAAAAGGTGGAAAAGGCAAAAACTTCTGGAAAGCGGGAAGCTATAAAAACCTGGAAGCGCGCAAGTATGATTACTCCTGATTTTGTTGGGTTAACGTTTGCTGTGCATGATGGAAGAAAGTTCATTTCTGTCTATGTAACCGAGAACATGGTGGGGCATGCCTTGGGTGAGTTTGCTCCTACAAGGACATTCCGTATGCATAGTGGACAGCGTAAAACAGCAGGAAAAGAAGATAAATAA
- the rplV gene encoding 50S ribosomal protein L22, with product MLSRAKSKYVRISPYKLRPIVDVIRGCQVGKALAWLKASETKRTKPVTKVLEAAFANVRNLHVEEADMNTLYIKEVRVDQGPVIKYFKPGAMGRANIQRKRMSHIEIILDKKK from the coding sequence ATGCTATCCAGAGCAAAAAGTAAGTATGTTCGAATCTCTCCTTATAAATTGCGTCCTATTGTGGACGTTATTCGGGGATGTCAAGTAGGTAAGGCTCTCGCTTGGCTTAAAGCTTCTGAAACTAAACGTACTAAACCGGTCACGAAAGTACTCGAAGCTGCTTTTGCGAATGTTAGAAATCTTCATGTTGAAGAAGCTGACATGAACACTTTGTATATAAAAGAAGTTCGTGTTGATCAAGGTCCTGTCATTAAGTATTTTAAGCCAGGAGCTATGGGTCGTGCAAATATTCAACGTAAGCGCATGAGTCATATTGAAATAATATTGGATAAGAAAAAATAA
- the rpsC gene encoding 30S ribosomal protein S3, producing the protein MGQKVHPFGFRLGIYEDWKARWFAKRSYGQELMEDIQIRKYLNKKFSSTDVSKVVIEKAVDSIRILVHASRPGIIIGKKGQGIERVKADLFQKFKKNVDISVQEVKTPELVSKLVAESIAEQLVKRASYKRLMKKAGFSAIKGGAKGIKICCSGRLGGAEIARTEWLRLGSVPLHTLRSNIDYALAEAHTIYGIIGVKVWICRGEY; encoded by the coding sequence GTGGGACAAAAGGTTCATCCATTTGGTTTCAGATTAGGCATTTATGAGGATTGGAAAGCTCGTTGGTTTGCTAAAAGATCGTATGGCCAAGAACTGATGGAAGATATTCAAATAAGAAAATATTTGAATAAAAAATTTAGTAGCACGGATGTTTCTAAAGTTGTTATTGAAAAAGCTGTAGATAGTATTAGAATTCTCGTTCATGCTTCTCGTCCTGGTATTATTATCGGAAAAAAAGGACAAGGTATTGAGCGAGTAAAGGCTGATCTTTTTCAAAAGTTTAAAAAGAATGTTGATATATCGGTACAAGAAGTAAAAACTCCTGAATTGGTATCGAAACTTGTTGCTGAAAGCATTGCCGAGCAATTAGTAAAGCGTGCGAGTTATAAACGATTGATGAAGAAAGCTGGATTCTCTGCTATTAAAGGTGGGGCAAAAGGTATAAAGATTTGCTGCTCTGGTAGATTGGGCGGTGCTGAAATAGCTCGTACTGAGTGGTTGCGTCTTGGATCAGTTCCTCTGCACACATTGCGTTCAAATATTGATTACGCATTGGCTGAAGCGCATACAATTTATGGCATTATCGGTGTCAAAGTTTGGATTTGCCGTGGTGAATACTAA
- the rplP gene encoding 50S ribosomal protein L16 yields the protein MLMPKKTKYRKVQRGRLTGLSKGARAVQFGDYGLMAVEPSWVTARQIEAIRITINRKLKKEGNIFLRIFPDKPISKKPAETRMGKGKGNPEFWVSCVKRGRVIVEIAGDFDAVEAKEILKAAAYKLPMKTKMVTK from the coding sequence ATGTTAATGCCGAAAAAAACCAAATATAGAAAAGTGCAGAGAGGTCGCCTAACAGGACTTTCCAAGGGCGCTAGAGCTGTGCAATTTGGTGATTATGGACTTATGGCAGTTGAGCCTTCGTGGGTAACAGCGCGTCAGATTGAAGCTATTCGTATTACTATTAATAGAAAGCTCAAAAAAGAAGGAAATATCTTTTTAAGAATATTTCCAGATAAGCCTATTTCTAAAAAACCTGCCGAAACTCGAATGGGTAAAGGTAAAGGAAATCCTGAATTTTGGGTTTCTTGTGTTAAAAGAGGTCGCGTGATTGTAGAAATCGCCGGGGATTTTGATGCAGTTGAAGCAAAAGAAATTTTGAAAGCGGCTGCCTATAAACTTCCTATGAAGACAAAAATGGTAACAAAATAG
- the rpmC gene encoding 50S ribosomal protein L29 gives MKKAEIKNLDGISLRKEIDGWKKELLNLKLNKMSGQIKDFTQFKKLRANVARALSHLNQVEKDKKD, from the coding sequence ATGAAAAAGGCAGAAATAAAAAACTTGGACGGAATTTCTTTGCGAAAAGAAATAGATGGATGGAAAAAAGAATTGCTTAATTTGAAGCTTAATAAAATGTCTGGTCAAATTAAGGATTTTACGCAATTTAAAAAATTGCGCGCTAACGTTGCAAGAGCTTTATCTCATCTGAATCAAGTAGAAAAAGATAAAAAAGATTAA
- the rpsQ gene encoding 30S ribosomal protein S17, giving the protein MTENKQQNLNKQVSSQGKMLVGEVVSDKMDKTVVVKISRTLKHPVYGKVIQRFKKYKAHDQENSARIGDIVEIVECRPLSKTKHMLLNRIVAKRA; this is encoded by the coding sequence ATGACGGAAAACAAACAACAAAATTTGAATAAACAGGTTTCTTCACAAGGCAAAATGCTTGTTGGGGAAGTTGTTTCTGACAAAATGGATAAAACGGTTGTTGTAAAAATTTCTAGAACGTTGAAGCACCCCGTTTATGGTAAAGTTATTCAGCGATTCAAAAAGTATAAAGCGCACGACCAAGAAAATTCTGCTCGTATTGGTGACATAGTTGAAATCGTTGAGTGTCGACCATTGTCTAAAACGAAGCATATGTTATTAAATAGAATTGTTGCGAAGCGCGCATAA
- the rplN gene encoding 50S ribosomal protein L14, with product MLQKETALEIADNSGAKKAKVIHIAGSTRKRYARVGDIVKAAIKKAIPGGTVKKSDVVDAVIVRTRKEYRRADGSYIRFDDNAAVIIDKDKKPVGTRIFGPVARELRSAGFSKIVSLAPEVL from the coding sequence ATGTTGCAAAAAGAAACGGCACTTGAAATAGCTGATAATTCTGGTGCAAAGAAAGCAAAAGTTATTCACATCGCCGGTAGTACTAGAAAGCGATATGCTCGCGTTGGGGATATTGTAAAGGCAGCAATCAAAAAAGCAATACCAGGTGGTACTGTAAAAAAGAGCGATGTTGTTGATGCTGTTATTGTTCGAACGAGAAAAGAATATCGTCGAGCAGATGGTAGTTATATTCGTTTTGATGACAATGCTGCAGTAATTATTGATAAAGATAAAAAACCTGTTGGAACTCGTATTTTTGGGCCTGTAGCTCGTGAACTTCGTAGTGCTGGGTTCAGCAAAATAGTCTCGCTTGCTCCAGAGGTTTTATAA
- the rplX gene encoding 50S ribosomal protein L24, whose amino-acid sequence MLSRVKKNDTVVVLSGKDKGRQGLVIAVDQKNDLVLVKDVGIVTKHLKAKKAGEKSRIVREEKAIPLCKIMPVCPSCKKACRVQVKFLNEGSKKARTCHRCKEAF is encoded by the coding sequence ATGTTAAGTAGAGTTAAAAAAAATGATACAGTTGTTGTCTTATCTGGAAAAGATAAAGGAAGACAAGGACTTGTTATAGCAGTTGATCAGAAGAATGATCTTGTTCTTGTGAAAGATGTTGGTATAGTTACCAAACATTTGAAGGCAAAAAAAGCTGGAGAAAAGAGCAGGATAGTAAGAGAAGAAAAAGCTATTCCATTGTGCAAAATTATGCCTGTTTGTCCTTCGTGTAAAAAAGCTTGTCGTGTTCAGGTTAAGTTTTTGAATGAAGGCAGTAAAAAGGCGCGAACATGTCATCGTTGCAAAGAAGCGTTTTAG
- the rplE gene encoding 50S ribosomal protein L5 — MKSRLEDIYKNQIRPEIQKELNFGNVMQVPRISKIVLNVGAKDAVSDGKVIASIKGILEKIAGQAVVATQAKNSIAGFKLREGMPIGAMVTLRKTRMYHFLDKLINVVLPAVRDFQGTSIKFDGHGNYNLGIKDWMVFPEVDYDKIDKNRGLNITIQTTAKKDEEAFLLLKKFNMPFRKR, encoded by the coding sequence ATGAAATCACGTTTAGAAGATATTTATAAAAACCAGATTCGCCCAGAAATTCAAAAAGAGTTGAATTTTGGGAATGTTATGCAAGTGCCTCGTATTTCAAAAATCGTTTTGAATGTCGGTGCTAAAGATGCTGTTAGTGATGGCAAGGTAATTGCTTCAATTAAAGGTATTCTTGAAAAAATTGCAGGACAAGCGGTTGTTGCAACGCAGGCAAAGAATTCTATTGCAGGATTTAAATTGCGTGAGGGAATGCCAATTGGTGCAATGGTGACTTTGCGAAAAACAAGAATGTATCACTTCTTGGATAAGCTTATCAACGTTGTTTTGCCAGCGGTAAGAGACTTCCAAGGAACGTCAATCAAATTTGATGGTCATGGAAATTATAATCTTGGTATTAAAGATTGGATGGTATTTCCTGAGGTTGATTACGATAAAATCGATAAGAACCGCGGGTTAAATATTACGATTCAAACTACTGCTAAAAAAGACGAAGAAGCATTTTTGTTGTTGAAAAAATTTAATATGCCATTTCGCAAACGTTAG
- a CDS encoding type Z 30S ribosomal protein S14, whose amino-acid sequence MAKKALIEKANRTPKFSTRGRNRCKLCGRPRGYMRLFMMCRICFRKNALEGLLPGVKKASW is encoded by the coding sequence ATGGCTAAAAAAGCGCTCATTGAAAAAGCTAATAGAACGCCTAAATTTTCTACACGAGGTCGTAATCGTTGCAAATTGTGTGGAAGACCCCGAGGATATATGCGTCTTTTTATGATGTGCAGAATTTGTTTTAGAAAGAACGCGTTAGAAGGTTTATTGCCGGGCGTAAAAAAAGCGAGCTGGTAA
- the rpsH gene encoding 30S ribosomal protein S8, whose product MSVDSIANFLTIIRNGIMVRKRSVVLSSSKMRVNIAQVLKSEGYIRDYKVENNDGPGSSLTILLKYVNGSSAINEITRVSRPSRRHYQGASEIVPVIGGLGIAIVTTSSGVVTDRDARRLGIGGEILCHVW is encoded by the coding sequence ATGTCAGTTGATTCAATTGCTAATTTTTTGACGATTATTAGGAATGGTATAATGGTACGCAAGCGTTCCGTTGTTCTTTCTTCGTCAAAAATGAGAGTTAATATTGCTCAAGTGTTGAAGAGCGAAGGTTACATTCGTGATTATAAAGTTGAAAATAACGACGGTCCTGGTAGCTCGTTAACAATTTTATTAAAGTATGTAAATGGTAGTTCTGCAATTAATGAGATTACACGAGTAAGTAGACCAAGCCGTCGACACTATCAAGGCGCAAGCGAGATAGTGCCAGTTATAGGTGGCCTTGGTATCGCTATCGTGACAACAAGTTCTGGTGTAGTAACTGATCGAGATGCAAGAAGATTAGGCATCGGTGGCGAAATTCTTTGTCATGTTTGGTAG
- the rplF gene encoding 50S ribosomal protein L6, with amino-acid sequence MSKIGRMPIAFSSAKIALEGKKVFIEGPMGKFSHELPLEVDMVIEGNTIKLDVPDRMSKKHKILWGLHRALLANKVKGVEVGFETKMIIVGLGFKAVLQGRNMTFSLGYTHKIEYVLPEGVTVELDKTGQLLTVKAADKFVLGNVCDAIRSFRPPEPYKGTGIRKEGEHIIRKAGKTKGA; translated from the coding sequence ATGTCAAAAATTGGAAGAATGCCCATTGCATTTTCATCAGCAAAAATTGCATTAGAGGGTAAAAAAGTTTTCATTGAAGGTCCTATGGGCAAGTTTTCTCACGAATTGCCTTTGGAAGTTGATATGGTTATTGAAGGTAACACTATCAAGCTTGATGTTCCAGATCGTATGTCTAAAAAGCATAAGATTCTTTGGGGCCTTCATCGTGCTTTATTAGCAAATAAAGTTAAAGGTGTTGAAGTTGGTTTTGAAACGAAAATGATCATTGTTGGTCTTGGTTTCAAAGCGGTACTACAAGGTAGAAATATGACATTTTCTTTGGGGTATACTCATAAAATTGAGTATGTTTTGCCAGAGGGTGTTACCGTAGAATTAGATAAAACCGGTCAACTATTGACGGTTAAAGCAGCAGATAAATTTGTACTCGGCAACGTTTGCGATGCTATTCGATCTTTTCGACCACCTGAACCATATAAAGGTACTGGTATACGAAAAGAAGGGGAGCATATTATTCGTAAGGCTGGTAAGACAAAAGGTGCTTAA
- the rplR gene encoding 50S ribosomal protein L18, with translation MVSLQKRIALRTKRRAFRVRNRLKNKSELLRITVFRSSRHIYAQVIDDSAHKTLVSFSSLNLEKASGDKKDIAKQVGMELGKIATSKGVSSVFFDRGHYLYHGRVAALAQGLREGGLKF, from the coding sequence ATTGTGAGTTTGCAAAAACGAATTGCGTTAAGAACAAAAAGAAGAGCATTTCGCGTTAGAAATCGCTTAAAAAATAAAAGTGAGTTGTTGAGAATTACTGTTTTCAGAAGCTCACGACATATTTATGCTCAAGTAATTGATGATAGTGCGCACAAGACTCTTGTAAGTTTTTCTTCTCTAAATCTGGAAAAAGCATCCGGAGATAAAAAAGACATTGCTAAGCAAGTAGGTATGGAATTGGGCAAAATAGCTACATCCAAGGGCGTTTCTTCTGTATTCTTTGATAGAGGTCATTACTTATACCATGGTAGAGTAGCGGCACTTGCTCAAGGTTTACGTGAAGGTGGTTTGAAATTTTAA
- the rpsE gene encoding 30S ribosomal protein S5, with protein sequence MAEEKNKKASQAKAQGDELTEAVLKVRRVAKVIKGGRRFAFSALVVVGDKKGNVGVALGKSREVSSAISKGLRRARKNMFAVSLYKTTIPFTVQGKHGASEVLIRSASKGTGIIAGGAVRAVLEALGVQDVLAKSIGASNSQNVVKATIHALKKLKTAQEIAFVRGKSMKELFGEKNAQA encoded by the coding sequence ATGGCAGAAGAGAAAAACAAAAAAGCATCTCAAGCCAAAGCTCAAGGAGACGAGCTTACTGAAGCAGTATTGAAGGTTCGCCGAGTTGCAAAAGTTATTAAAGGTGGCAGAAGATTTGCTTTTTCAGCGCTTGTGGTTGTTGGAGATAAAAAAGGTAATGTTGGTGTTGCTTTGGGCAAAAGCCGCGAAGTTTCTTCAGCAATATCAAAAGGCTTGAGACGCGCACGCAAAAATATGTTTGCTGTCTCTCTTTACAAAACAACTATCCCGTTTACCGTACAAGGTAAGCATGGTGCGAGCGAAGTTCTTATTCGTTCAGCATCTAAGGGTACCGGTATTATTGCCGGTGGTGCAGTACGTGCTGTTTTAGAAGCTTTGGGTGTGCAAGATGTTCTTGCTAAATCTATTGGTGCTTCTAACTCACAAAATGTGGTTAAAGCAACAATTCATGCTTTGAAAAAGTTGAAAACAGCTCAAGAAATTGCGTTTGTTAGAGGTAAAAGCATGAAAGAACTGTTCGGAGAAAAAAATGCTCAAGCTTAA
- the rplO gene encoding 50S ribosomal protein L15, with protein sequence MLKLNQLTSLTKKRKRVGRGGSKGGTSGKGSKGQLARTGGRSEVRPFFEGGQMPLSRRLPRRGFTNGAFKKEYTIINVGDLENQFDAGATIDKNVLRKNGFFKSKNEGLVKFLGNGTLTKNFVVIGDAFSKSAVQAIEKANGKAQLIKEQTGDRTTS encoded by the coding sequence ATGCTCAAGCTTAATCAATTGACATCACTTACAAAAAAAAGAAAACGTGTTGGTCGAGGTGGTAGCAAGGGTGGTACTTCTGGAAAAGGTTCCAAAGGACAACTTGCTCGTACTGGCGGTAGATCAGAAGTAAGGCCATTTTTTGAAGGTGGACAGATGCCACTTTCTCGTCGTTTGCCTCGACGTGGTTTTACTAATGGTGCGTTTAAAAAAGAATATACTATTATCAATGTTGGCGATCTTGAAAATCAATTTGATGCGGGTGCGACCATTGATAAAAATGTATTGCGTAAAAACGGATTTTTTAAGAGTAAGAATGAAGGCCTCGTTAAATTTCTTGGTAATGGTACGCTGACCAAAAACTTTGTTGTCATCGGAGATGCGTTTAGTAAGTCAGCAGTTCAAGCAATAGAAAAGGCCAATGGTAAAGCTCAATTAATTAAGGAGCAAACCGGTGATCGTACTACTTCATAA